The proteins below come from a single Juglans regia cultivar Chandler chromosome 12, Walnut 2.0, whole genome shotgun sequence genomic window:
- the LOC109018963 gene encoding pentatricopeptide repeat-containing protein At4g37170, with protein MLLARGYGYLLISSMRFFLNLKVSYSLSRLSFGRTISSSSPKTQLNQHTISQKTFFKSNNKDSLISRLCENKNFKEAIDILCEQKRLREAVQLLDQIDRPSVSVYSNLIQLCLQHRALEEGKKVHAHTKASGFVPGVFICNRFLDMYVKCGSLWHAQKMFDEMGEKDLCSWNTMISGYAKVGKLEQARNLFNEMPERDNFSWTAMISGYVRHDQPKEALELYRRMLRHENSKSNKFTISSALAASAAIPTLSTGKEIHGHIMRIGLDSDEVVWSALSDMYGKCGSIEEARCIFDKMVDRDVVSWTAMIHRYFEDGRREEGFAFFSELMRSGIRPNEFTFAGVLNACADHAAEDLGKQVHGYMTRIGFDPISFAASSLVHMYSKCGNIENAKRVFKGMPQPDLVSWTSLIVGYAQNGQPNEALKFFELLLKSGTPPDRITFVGVLSACTHAGLIDKGIEYFHSIKEKHGLTHTADHYACIIDLLARAGRFVEAEDIINKMPMKPDKFLWASLLGGCRIHGNLELAKRAAEALFEIEPENPATYVTLANIYATAGMWSEVAKVRKAMDDKRVVKKPGLSWIEIKRKVHIFLVGDKSHPKSYEIHNFLGKLSKRIREEGYVPDTNFVLHDVEEEQKEQNLSYHSEKLAVAFGIISTPPGTTIKVFKNLRTCVDCHTAIKFISRIVQRRIIVRDSNRFHSFENGSCSCGDYW; from the coding sequence ATGTTGCTGGCTAGGGGCTACGGCTACCTTCTGATCTCAagtatgagattttttttgaaTCTCAAAGTTTCGTATTCTTTGTCTCGGTTATCCTTCGGGAGaactatttcttcttcttctccgaAAACCCAGCTGAATCAACATACTATTTCTCAGAAGACTTTCTTCAAGTCCAATAACAAAGACTCTCTCATATCCCGCTTATGCGAAAACAAGAATTTCAAAGAAGCCATTGACATTCTCTGCGAACAAAAGCGCTTAAGGGAAGCGGTGCAGTTGCTTGACCAGATTGACCGACCCTCTGTTTCGGTATACTCAAACCTCATTCAGCTTTGTCTCCAGCATCGTGCTCTTGAAGAGGGCAAGAAGGTCCATGCTCATACCAAAGCCTCCGGGTTCGTGCCCGGGGTCTTCATTTGTAATCGTTTTTTAGATATGTATGTGAAATGTGGAAGTCTTTGGCATGCCCAGAAAATGTTCGATGAAATGGGTGAAAAGGATTTGTGTTCTTGGAATACAATGATTTCTGGGTATGCGAAAGTGGGGAAGCTCGAACAGGCAAGAAATTTGTTCAATGAAATGCCTGAAAGAGATAATTTTTCTTGGACTGCAATGATATCGGGGTATGTTCGGCATGACCAGCCCAAAGAGGCCTTGGAGTTGTACAGAAGGATGTTAAGACACGagaattcaaaatcaaataagttCACGATATCTAGTGCTCTAGCCGCTTCAGCAGCAATTCCAACTTTAAGTACGGGCAAGGAGATCCATGGACATATAATGCGAATTGGCTTGGATTCAGATGAGGTGGTTTGGAGTGCTTTATCAGATATGTATGGGAAATGTGGGAGTATAGAGGAGGCGAGGTGCATTTTTGACAAGATGGTGGATAGAGACGTTGTTTCATGGACGGCAATGATTCATAGATACTTTGAGGATGGAAGGAGGGAAGAGGGATTTGCATTTTTCTCTGAGTTGATGAGGTCAGGGATTAGACCTAATGAGTTCACGTTTGCTGGGGTTTTAAATGCTTGTGCCGATCATGCTGCCGAGGACCTAGGCAAGCAGGTACATGGGTACATGACACGTATAGGGTTTGACCCCATCTCATTTGCTGCCAGTTCTCTTGTTCATATGTATTCAAAATGTGGGAATATTGAGAACGCAAAAAGGGTTTTTAAAGGGATGCCTCAACCAGATTTAGTTTCATGGACTTCCCTGATTGTTGGATATGCTCAGAATGGTCAACCAAACGAGGCACTCAAGTTCTTTGAGTTGCTTCTCAAATCAGGTACTCCGCCTGACCGCATTACTTTTGTTGGGGTTCTTTCTGCTTGTACCCATGCTGGATTAATCGATAAAGGAATTGAATATTTCCACTCAATCAAGGAAAAACATGGGTTGACACATACAGCAGATCATTATGCTTGTATCATTGATTTACTGGCCAGAGCTGGCCGATTTGTAGAAGCTGaggatattattaataaaatgccCATGAAACCCGATAAGTTCTTGTGGGCTTCTTTACTTGGTGGTTGTAGAATCCACGGAAACCTTGAGTTGGCAAAGCGAGCTGCAGAAGCATTATTTGAGATAGAGCCTGAGAATCCTGCTACCTATGTTACTCTAGCCAACATTTATGCTACTGCTGGTATGTGGAGTGAGGTGGCAAAGGTTAGAAAGGCTATGGATGACAAAAGAGTGGTAAAGAAACCAGGTTTGAGTTGGATTGAGATCAAGAGAAAGGTTCATATATTCTTAGTGGGAGATAAATCCCACCCAAAATCATATGAAATACATAACTTCTTGGGAAAGCTGTCAAAGAGGATTAGGGAAGAAGGATATGTCCCTGACACGAATTTTGTTCTACATGATGTTGAGGAGGAGCAGAAGGAGCAAAATCTTTCCTACCACAGTGAGAAGCTTGCAGTTGCATTTGGAATCATTTCAACTCCACCGGGAACAACAATCAAggtttttaagaatttaagaacTTGTGTGGATTGCCATACTgccattaaatttatttcaaggATTGTTCAAAGAAGAATAATAGTAAGGGATTCAAATCGGTTCCATTCGTTTGAGAATGGGAGCTGTTCATGTGGAGACTATtggtaa